The DNA segment GAGACCTGTCGCAGCGCCTGGATCGCACCGTAATAGACGTCAACGTCCCGAAACTCCAGCATCGCCTGGCTCATAGGCTGACCTCGTCTTCGTCAGCACCCAGATAGGCTGCGATGACTTTCTCATTGTTTACAATCTCCTGCGGCGAACCCCCGGCAATCACGTCGCCGTGGTCGAGCACAATGATGTGATCGGAAATCTCCATCACCATGCCCATATCATGTTCGATCAGCAGCACGGTGATGTCGTGATGGTCACGCAGGAAGCGGATAATTTTGCTCAGCGTGCGGGTTTCCACCGGATTTAACCCGGCGGCCGGTTCATCAAGACAAATCATTTCTGGCGCAGTGCACATAGCGCGGGCGATCTCCAGCCGCCGCTGCTGGCCGTAAGACATCTCCCCCGCCAGCCGGTTGGCGCAGTCCACCAGTTCCACCACTTCCAGCCAGTAAAACGCGCGATCCAACGCCTGATTCTCGGCACGGCGATAACCCGGCGTATTGAGTACTCCGGCAATCAGATTGCGGTTGGTTTGCATGTGCTGCGCCACCAGCAGGTTTTCCACCACCGACATTTCGCGAAACAGGCGGATATTCTGAAAGGTACGCGCCAGCCCGGCGCGGTTTACCAGATGCGTGCCGCCAAACATTTTGTAGAAAATTCGCCTGCCGAGCTGCGCCGGCTTCAGCCAGTCATCCGGCTGAAATTTCTGCCCGAGCACCTGAACAACGTTGGTCGGGCCTTGGCGCGTGTTGAGGGAAATCGTGCCGCCGGACGCTTTATAAAAACCGGTCAGGCAGTTAAACACCGTGGTTTTCCCTGCGCCGTTCGGGCCAATCAGAGCGGTGATCGAACCGCGCCTCACGTCGAGGCTGACATCGTTGAGCGCCCTGATACCGCCAAAATGCATCATCAGATGTTTAACACTGAGGATGCTGTCGTTCATAATCAGTGCATTCATGGCGCGACTCCTTTACGCACGGCAAATCCGCTGCGGCTGATGCGGATTAACCCACGCGGCCGCCAGATCATCATCACCACCATCAGCACGCCAAATAACAGCACGCGATATTCCGCAAAACTGCGCAGCAGCTCCGGCGCGACGGTCAGTACGAACGCCGCCAGCACTACGCCGATGGTTGAGCCCATACCGCCAAGCACCACAATGGCGAGGATCAGCGCGGATTCGAAAAAGGTAAACGATGTCGGATTTACGAAACCCTGATAGGTGGCGAAAAACACGCCAGCAATCCCGGCAGTTGAAGCACCGAGGGTGAACGCAGAGAGTTTGACCAGTACGTGATTAAGCCCCATCGCGCGGCAGGCGATTTCATCTTCCCGCAACGCTTCCCACGCACGGCCAATTGGCATGCGCGTCAGCCGATGTTTGATGAACAGCACCAGCAACACGACGAGAACCAGCACGGCGTAGATAAAAATAAACTTCATGTTAGGGTTGTATGTCAGATGGAAAAACTCGTGGAACGGCACGCCGCCCTCTTTCGCCCGCCGTCCGAATTCCAGCCCGAAAAATGTCGGCGCAGGCGCAGAGACGCCGTTTGGTCCGCCGGTAAACGACAACCAGTTAGTCAGCACCAGCCGGATGATCTCCCCAAAACCGAGCGTGACGATGGCCAGATAATCCCCGTGCATCCGTAGTACAGGGAACCCGAGCAGCGCACCGGCGAGTGCTGCCATCAGCGCCGCCAGCGGCAGCATCGACCAGAACCCGAGGCCAAGATACTGATAGCCGAGCGCCAGCCCGTAAGCTCCGATGGCGTAAAACGCTACGTACCCGAGATCTAAAAGTCCCGCCAGCCCGACCACAATATTCAGCCCGAGGCCGAGCAGTACGTATATCAGCCCTAAAATCGCCACGGTCAGAATGTACTTGGTGGCAACAAACGGAAAGAATATCGCCAGCACGATTAACAGCGGGAGCACCCAGCGCAGGCTGCTTTTATGCTCCACAGGTCGTACATACACGCCCGCACTTTCGCTTTCAAAGCGCGCCCGCATTTTTTGCCCGGCGGCAGTTTCCAGAAAGGCGCTGAGCAGAAAACGCCCGACCATTACCGCGGCAATAATCCACACCAGACGCTGGGAATGGAAGTTGAAGCTGTAGCCATCGAGCACCACGCCAACCACCGGCCCGAAGATAATCAGCGCGACCAGCCCGGCGAAAATGGCATCCAGCAGACAGCGTTTCAGCGAGAAGCCGCCATCAATAACAGCAGTTTGTGACGTCATGTTTTCTCCCTCACACTTTAGATACTACCGGACGACCCAGCAGGCCCTGAGGCCGGAAAATGAGGATCACCACCAGCAATCCGAAGGAGAACACATCTTTGTAATCCGAGTTCACCATGCCCGAGAACTGCGCTTCGGCGATGCCTAAAATCAGGCCGCCCAGCATCGCGCCCGGCAGCGAACCGATCCCACCCAGCACCGCCGCCGTAAAAGCTTTGATACCGATGATAAATCCGGCGTAAAAATCAAAAGTGCCGTAGTTTATGGTTACCAGCACGCCCGCCAGCCCGGCCATCGCCGCACCAATCATAAAGACCAGCGAGATGATGCGGTCGGTGTTGATGCCCAGAATCGATGCCATTTTTCTGTCCTGCTGCACCGCGCGACACATGCGCCCGAGTTTTGTGCTGCTGATAATCCACGACAGCACCAGCATCCCGACAAACGCCGCCACCAGAATGAACAGTTTGGTGTAGGTCATCTGCACGAAGCTGTCGCCAATGTGAAAACGCAGCGCGCCATCAAACAGGGTCGGGATCCCCTGTTGTCGCGGCCCCTGACTGATTTGTGCATAGTTTTGCAAAATGAGCGACATGCCGATCGCGGAGATCAGCGGCGCAAGGCGGGTGGAGTTTCGCAGCGGTTTGTAAGCGATGCGCTCAATCGCCCAGCCGTAAACGCCGGTCACCACGATGGTGAAGACCAGCGTGCCGAGGATCAGCAACGGAAATGAGTGCACCCCGAAGAAAGACAGCAGCGCCAGCGCGATGGCGCAGAGGTAAGCAGAGATCATATATACCTCGCCATGGGCGAAGTTGATCATCCCGATGATGCCGTAAACCATGGTGTAACCGATGGCGATCAGCCCGTACACCGCGCCCAGCGTGATGCCATTAAACAGCTGTTGCAGGAAGAATGAATCCATAAATATGCAGTCTCTGTTTGCGACCGCGTTCAACGGGAACGCGGTCTTTGGCTGATATGGTTATTCTTTCACTTCCTGGTATTTGCCCTTGTCATCCCATTTATAAACCACGTAATCGGAGACTTTCAGATCGCCTTTATTGTCCCAGGATTTTTTGCCCATCACGGTATCGACACTGTTGGCTTTCAGCCACGCACTGGCCTTGGCTGAATCAGTGCCGCCGGTGGCCTTGAATGCCGCAGCGATTGCCTGTACAGAAGCGTAAGAGTAAAGGGTGTAACCCTCCGGTTCGAACTTGTTGGCGCGGAACTTATCGATAACGGCTTTCCCTTCGGCAATCAGACGCGGGTCTTTGCCGAAAGTCATCAGGATGCCGTTGGTGTATTGCGGGCCGCCCGCTGCCGTCACCATTTCTTCATTGACGATGCAGTCACCGGAGAAGAACGTCGCCTGCACGCCCTGTTCACGCATCTGGCGTACTAACGGACCGGCTTCCGGATGGCAACCGCCGAAGAACACCACGTCAGGTTTCTGCGCGCTGATTTTGGTCACCAGCGCATTAAAATCTTTTTCGCCGCGCGACAACCCTTCGTACATCACTTCCTTCACGCCGCGTTTGTTGAGTGCCGCTTTGGTGGCATCCGCCAGCCCCTGACCGTAGGTGTCTTTATCGTGAATGATCACCACTTTTTTGGCTTTAAGTTTGTCGATGATGTAATCACTGGCCACCAGCCCCTGCTGATCGTCACGTCCGCACATGCGGAACATATCACTCATGCCGCGCTCGGTGATTTGCGGGTTGGTTGAGCCGGGAGTGATGGCAATTATTCCGGCGTCGTTATAGACCTCGGAAGCAGGCATGGTGGATGAGGAGCAGAAATGCCCGACCACCGCCTGCACTTTATCCTGATCGACTAAGCGGTTGGCGACGGCGACCGCCTGTTTCGGTTCGCAGGCGTCATCGCCCTGTACCAGTTTGATTTTTTCGCCGTTAATTCCGCCTGCGGCATTGATATCTTCGGCGGCCTGCGTTGCGCCGTGCCAGTACTGATCGCCATAGGTGGCGTTCGGGCCGGTGAACGGGCCTGCAACGCCAATCACAATATCTGCATGCGCGGAAAACGCCGTCGCCAGACAACCTGCCAGTAAAAGAGAAAGCGGATTTTTTATGAATTTCATCGACATCATCGTGTTCCTTAGTAGCCTGTTTGAGCAAAATGGTTTTAGTAAGAACGCCGGAGCGTGGTCTTAAATCCTGACGCTAAACACGAACAAAAAGCACTGAATGGAGTGGTTGAAATCTTCCCGGGGACGACTGCGGAGTTTCCTTACGGTTTTGCTAAAGGTGTAAACCTTAAGCAAAATTGCTGCCAGTGTTGCAATCTGTGACGCAATTGCAGTTGATGTTGAGTATAGAGCGCGTACAGCAACGCCCCGAAGCAAGTTGCAGAAATAACGGCGAGATCACACCGCACTGCGCTGGTGCTGAAAAGATTAAGAAAATAACCCTACCGGATTACCGTGCACCAAAATGACACGCCGAGATTTACCCGCGTCATCTCGCATAATTACGGTTAGTGACAGTTTTATCCTTTGCATGTTCT comes from the Enterobacteriaceae bacterium Kacie_13 genome and includes:
- a CDS encoding ATP-binding cassette domain-containing protein, producing MNALIMNDSILSVKHLMMHFGGIRALNDVSLDVRRGSITALIGPNGAGKTTVFNCLTGFYKASGGTISLNTRQGPTNVVQVLGQKFQPDDWLKPAQLGRRIFYKMFGGTHLVNRAGLARTFQNIRLFREMSVVENLLVAQHMQTNRNLIAGVLNTPGYRRAENQALDRAFYWLEVVELVDCANRLAGEMSYGQQRRLEIARAMCTAPEMICLDEPAAGLNPVETRTLSKIIRFLRDHHDITVLLIEHDMGMVMEISDHIIVLDHGDVIAGGSPQEIVNNEKVIAAYLGADEDEVSL
- the livM gene encoding high-affinity branched-chain amino acid ABC transporter permease LivM, with amino-acid sequence MTSQTAVIDGGFSLKRCLLDAIFAGLVALIIFGPVVGVVLDGYSFNFHSQRLVWIIAAVMVGRFLLSAFLETAAGQKMRARFESESAGVYVRPVEHKSSLRWVLPLLIVLAIFFPFVATKYILTVAILGLIYVLLGLGLNIVVGLAGLLDLGYVAFYAIGAYGLALGYQYLGLGFWSMLPLAALMAALAGALLGFPVLRMHGDYLAIVTLGFGEIIRLVLTNWLSFTGGPNGVSAPAPTFFGLEFGRRAKEGGVPFHEFFHLTYNPNMKFIFIYAVLVLVVLLVLFIKHRLTRMPIGRAWEALREDEIACRAMGLNHVLVKLSAFTLGASTAGIAGVFFATYQGFVNPTSFTFFESALILAIVVLGGMGSTIGVVLAAFVLTVAPELLRSFAEYRVLLFGVLMVVMMIWRPRGLIRISRSGFAVRKGVAP
- a CDS encoding branched-chain amino acid ABC transporter permease LivH (LivHMGF is the membrane component of the LIV-I/LS branched-chain amino acid transporter) yields the protein MDSFFLQQLFNGITLGAVYGLIAIGYTMVYGIIGMINFAHGEVYMISAYLCAIALALLSFFGVHSFPLLILGTLVFTIVVTGVYGWAIERIAYKPLRNSTRLAPLISAIGMSLILQNYAQISQGPRQQGIPTLFDGALRFHIGDSFVQMTYTKLFILVAAFVGMLVLSWIISSTKLGRMCRAVQQDRKMASILGINTDRIISLVFMIGAAMAGLAGVLVTINYGTFDFYAGFIIGIKAFTAAVLGGIGSLPGAMLGGLILGIAEAQFSGMVNSDYKDVFSFGLLVVILIFRPQGLLGRPVVSKV
- a CDS encoding ABC transporter substrate-binding protein, translating into MSMKFIKNPLSLLLAGCLATAFSAHADIVIGVAGPFTGPNATYGDQYWHGATQAAEDINAAGGINGEKIKLVQGDDACEPKQAVAVANRLVDQDKVQAVVGHFCSSSTMPASEVYNDAGIIAITPGSTNPQITERGMSDMFRMCGRDDQQGLVASDYIIDKLKAKKVVIIHDKDTYGQGLADATKAALNKRGVKEVMYEGLSRGEKDFNALVTKISAQKPDVVFFGGCHPEAGPLVRQMREQGVQATFFSGDCIVNEEMVTAAGGPQYTNGILMTFGKDPRLIAEGKAVIDKFRANKFEPEGYTLYSYASVQAIAAAFKATGGTDSAKASAWLKANSVDTVMGKKSWDNKGDLKVSDYVVYKWDDKGKYQEVKE